The Mesorhizobium loti DNA segment GACCGGAAAGGCGACCGCCGCCGGCAGGCCGAGTTCGATCAGTTGCCAGGCGATGTAGGCGCCCAGCATCATGAACACGCCATGGCTGAAGTTGAACACGCCGATCGTCGTCCAGACCAGGGCCAGTCCTACCGCCATCATAGCGTAGAGCGAACCCTGGAACAGGCCGCCGAACAGGATTTCCGCCAATGCGCTCATGTCCTGATTCCTCAAGCGTTTTGCAGCCAAGCGGAATCGCTTGGCGTCGCAGAAATGCGGCAAAAACAAATCGCTAGAGCGGGATGCAGTTTCAATTCAAATGCATCCCGATCTAGTGGCCAAAATACATTGACATGATCTCGCCGTGGTCGAGGCTTTCGCCCGGCTTGATCTCGGTCGCCACCGCGCCGTGATTGACGAGGTAGAGCTGCTGCGTCAGCTCGAGCAGGAATTCGATGTCCTGCTCGACGACGATGAGCGGCACGCCGCCGCGCGAAATGTCCATCACCGAGGCGCACAGCTCGTCCTTGATCTTGGGCGCCAGCCCCAGCGTCGGCTCGTCGAGGATCAGCAAGCGAGGGTGGCTCATCAGCGCCGTGCCGATCGACACCATCTGGCGCTCGCCGCCCGACAGCGTGCGCACGCGCTGGCGCCAGCGTTCCGCCAGTTTCGGGAACAGCTTGATCACCTTCTCGCGGTTTTCCGCCTCATGCGGCCGGGCACGTGGCGAATAGGCGCCGAGTGCCATGCAGTCGGCGATGGAGAGATCGGGAAACAGCCGGTTGCCTTGCGGCACATGGATCAGCCCGGCGCCGACAATGGCGCGGGCGCTGCGGCCAGCAATGTCCTGCCCATCGAACAGGATGCGGCCGCTCTTTGGCTGCAGCAGCCCGGAGATCGCCCGCAGCAGCGTCGTCTTGCCGTGGCCATTGGGCCCGAACAGGCCGACATTGCCGAAGCGGCCGGCCTCCAGCGAAATGTCGTGCAGCACGGTGACGCGGCCGTAGCCGGCGGTGACGCCTTCGACGGTGAGGATGGGATTCACGCCACCGCCCTCCTTGTCCCGAGATAGGCTTCGATGACGCGCGGGTCGGCGATTACATCGGCCGGTTTGCCGGCGGCAAGCACGCGGCCATTGTTGAGCACCAGAAGATGCTGCGACAGGCTCATCAGGAAGGTCAGTACATGCTCGATCAGAAGGATCGTGATGCCGCGCTCGGCGATGCGGCGGATCAGCCCGATCGACGTCTCGATCTCCGGCTTGGTCAGGCTTGACGCCGGTTCGTCAAGCAACAGCATGCGCGGCTGCATGGCGATCGCGGTGGCAAGCATCAGGCATTTGCGCTCGAAGACGGACAGTTCGCCGGCGAGCCGCCCGAATGACGCCGATCCCAGGCCGACGAACTCCAGCGCCTCGGCGGCGGCTTCGCGGGCCGCTCCGGCCGCTTTCTCATGCTTGCCGTAGCTGGCGCCGATCAGCGCGTTCTCGAACACGGTCAGCCCGTCGAAGCTGGTCTCGCGCTGAAAGGTGCGGGCAAGGCCGAGGCGTGCGATGGCATGCCCTGACTTGCCGTTGATCGCGGTCCCATCGAAGCGGATGCGGCCCCGGTCCGGTCCGAACGGGATGCCGGTGATGATGTTGAACAGCGTGCTCTTGCCGCTGCCGTTCGGGCCGGCGATGCCAAAAATCTCGCCGGCCTCGACCTTGAATGACACGCCGTCGACGGCCTTCAGCGAACCGAAGGCCTTCGAGACGTCGTCCAGTTCAAGCAGGGCCATTCCTCACTGCATCCAGGGCTGTGGCTTGAAGGCGCCGGTGGCGTATTTCTCCGGCGAGATCAGCGTACGCTGGCCGTCCCAGATCTGGAAGAAAGTGATCGGGATATAGTCGTCGCCTTGCGTGGCAAGGTGTGTCGCGGGATCGAACTTCAGCCGGCCCTCCGCCACCTGCTTGTCGGTTTCCGACAGTGCTTTCATGATCGCTGCGTGGGCGGATGCGCCGCCGACCTTCTTGACCGCGTCGAAATAGACATTGGTCATTTCGTAGAGGCCGACGCCGTAGGTGCCGCTCTCGACGCCGTACTTGGCCTTGAACTTGGCCGCCACCTCGTCGGCGCGCGGGTTCTTCGGCGT contains these protein-coding regions:
- a CDS encoding ABC transporter is translated as MNPILTVEGVTAGYGRVTVLHDISLEAGRFGNVGLFGPNGHGKTTLLRAISGLLQPKSGRILFDGQDIAGRSARAIVGAGLIHVPQGNRLFPDLSIADCMALGAYSPRARPHEAENREKVIKLFPKLAERWRQRVRTLSGGERQMVSIGTALMSHPRLLILDEPTLGLAPKIKDELCASVMDISRGGVPLIVVEQDIEFLLELTQQLYLVNHGAVATEIKPGESLDHGEIMSMYFGH
- a CDS encoding ABC transporter, whose translation is MALLELDDVSKAFGSLKAVDGVSFKVEAGEIFGIAGPNGSGKSTLFNIITGIPFGPDRGRIRFDGTAINGKSGHAIARLGLARTFQRETSFDGLTVFENALIGASYGKHEKAAGAAREAAAEALEFVGLGSASFGRLAGELSVFERKCLMLATAIAMQPRMLLLDEPASSLTKPEIETSIGLIRRIAERGITILLIEHVLTFLMSLSQHLLVLNNGRVLAAGKPADVIADPRVIEAYLGTRRAVA